ctaataagattttatttaaaactataaaatcaatctatttaaatcaagttaattttattatgatttaattaaaaattcaaatcaagtaaaaactgattctagatattttaaaatttactcgTGTagtcaaatttattaatattattagaaaaacttTGTagtcttcatattttttaatattttaaaaaaattctaccCCCGGCGAAACAcgtaataataaattagtagCATTTGAAACCAGGCAAACTTAAAGATAAGATAGATAAGtcatttgcattaaaaaaaaaaaaaaaaaaaagaaagaaagaaggaaaggcaaggagtaatttaaaaaaaagaaatataaaaaagaaaaacaataaaattaattaaacacgCAGCCACTCGACTATATGGTTGTTTCTTCGATCGAATACACACTGAACACACAAACCCTTACCCGTTACTTCCTCTCTCTGCGAATTCCCAAACCCTAGTAATTTCCTTCTCTCTCCGTGTAAATCTCTACTCTTCCAATTGCAATCTGCTTTATTCATCTCTCTCCTTGTATTGATAATCTCTGTGCGTACCGAATTTGTGCAAGTTCTTTTTGGTTTTAGATAACGACGATGACTGACGGAAAGCCGAATCTCCCTGAcgatctcctcctcctctcttgCAAGTCAACCGATGAACGCCTCTCCTCCTTCAAAGGTTCTAATCTCGATTTtccattcattgttttttcccAATCGATCTCTTCTTACTTTTTATTGCTATGTCTATTTCCATTTGGGCTTCAACTTTAAGgttttgaccattttttatatttttgcaatTGAATGCAACTTGCATGACTTCCTTTGATGTTAAtttctgtatatttttttcatgccgAACGGTGATAGATTACTCAACTTAATAATACTTATGAATTGTTTTGTTATTGGAAATGGTAGATCGTGGAGGAATTGGTGAGGACAAGTCTCTGTTGAGTTTGCCTGATGACTCAAAAGGTATCAGAGGAATGCTTATTTGCGGTTTCCACCttgattttattgtcttttgattgtaattcatatatatattgattgacTGTTCTTGCTTTACAGATCAAGTGACTGCAGACAACACTATACCTCTTTCTCCACAATGGCTTTATGCTAAACCGGTGGATGCTAAGTCATCAACTACTGGGGCATCAGGGGTATGGGATTTCACTTGTCTAAAGTTGGACGTGCTTATTGACTAGTTGGTTTTTAGTTATCTATATGAGGAtgacatacttttttttttaatgcactgatatataataatacatgtttatttggatatatttgttttgttaattctTGATAATTTATGTCATTTGGTGCTGTTGTATGTTCTGGTGTCTATAATCATTTAGCTTAGTCAGGGCCCTTGAGAAATTATAAACTAGGATAGTTGTTGGCAGGATTTAGAGATGCAATTTATTGGATTTTATAACTAATTGTTTTTAACCAGAAATTATACCTAGGAAGgtgttgaaatatttttaattttgggtcCAACTCTGCTCTGCAATTATCAAACCTAAGGAGATTTAACTGTAGCATCTTGACCTCTTTATAGGGGAAAGtcctctttttctcttctgtCCGCAAGAATGCAGTCTTGTTATTATCATGATAGCACCCTTTCACTTAGTTTTGTCACAGGGTGAACTTATATTTTACCTGAGGTTTTATTACGACTAAATTTgtccttttttcatttttcaatttttttttttgtgtgggtATTTCCAATTAACCCTTATGCCTGAAAATAACAGGAAACACGTGCTTCAAATTCTTTGTCCCATGGAAACTCCAGTGATAGCAATTTGAAAGACAATTGGCGTTTAGATGGATCCCAAGACAAGAAAGATCGGAGGAGGATTGCTCCTGATGTTGAAAGCAGCCGCCGTTGGCGTGAGGAGGAGAGGGATACAGGTTTGCTTGGTAGAAAAGATCGCAGAAAAGAAGACCATCGTGCTGATTCTGTTTCAGCTAGAGATATATCTGAGACTAGAACTTTGCCTTCTTCAGATCGTTGGCATGACGGCAACAACCGCAATTCTGCTCATGAATCCCGAAGAGACAGCAAGTGGTCATCTAGGTGGGGTcctgaagagaaagagaaggattCTCGAAATGATAAGAGGGCAGATGTTGAGAAGGATGAGGCTCACAGCGACAAACAAAATTTTGGCACTGCTAGCCGCCCAACTTCCGAGCGTGAGAACGATTCTCGTGATAAGTGGAGGCCATCTTCTGAGCGTGAAAATGATTCTCGTGATAAGTGGAGGCCTCGCCATCGTATGGAAGTTCATTCTGGTGGACCTGCTGCTTACAGGAGTGCACCTGGATTTGGGTCAGAAAGAGGACGTGTGGAGAGCCCAAATGTGCCGTTTGCTGCCGGAAGAGGAAGGTCCAACAATAGTGGGAACTTACAAATTGGCAGGCATCTTACTGCTTCCATCGGGTCCATTCCCGTGGATAAGAATCATGCATTCTGCTATCCGAGGGGAAAACTTCTTGACATTTACCGTAAGCACAAGACTCTTCCAAGTTTTGATACCATACCAGATGGGATGGAGCTTGTGTCTCCACTAACACAGGAAATTGCTATCAAGCCATTGGCTTTTGTTGCACCTGATGCAGAGCAAGAGGTATACAATTTACATAATGTCATGTTAAAGGTATGTCTTATAGTTACTGTCAATGCTTTAAATTGGATAATATGATTCTTGCAGGCTGTCCTTGGAGATATATGGCTGGGAAAAATTACAAGCAGTGGAGGATTGAACAACTCATTTAGAGAAAAGAACGAGTCATCAAATAATAACACTGCAGGTGATCAGTGTCACATCTTCAGTTGACTTTTGCAATCTCACCATCTATTCTCTCTAACACTTTTTTATTCAGGCATTGGTGAGGAGAATGTGAGTTTCTCTGTTAAGACTGAAGAAATTGCAGACTCTTTTGGAAAAATTACTGGCAATGCTTCCGGTCAAGGTATGGGCGCTGAGATGTTCAATGCATCAATGGCTGAGGGTAAGTAATTCTAATGTCAATTTTTTGACTTCTTTTATTTCAGTGTTAAAACTATTCCTTCTGTTATGTATTTCAGAAAAGGATATGCACAAAGATGATAAACAGAAGTGTGTGACAACAAGTGGCAGAGCGTTGATTGATGGCTTTGTGCCTGCAGTTTTCAAGAGAGACGAATCCAGCAGTGTTGGGGAGAGTGGCCTGATTGACAACGTTGTGGATTTAAAAGCTTTTGAAAGGCAGCCAGTGGCAGATGTGGCTTTTCAGAATAACCTTAAGTTGGAGGATATTGAGTCAGCCACTTCTTTTGAAATTGGTAGCCAGCTCCCTGATGATTCAAGTTcactatttgatttttcttctgcACAGCAAAATTCAAGAAGCCATCAATTTtcgtttaatataaataatgatgGGCATCAATTCACGGGTACTATCATGCCTGAGGAACTATCATTGTGCTATCTTGATCCTCAAGGGGTAATTCAGGGACCGTACCTTGGTATTGATATTATTGCATGGCTTGAGCAAGGATATTTTGGAACTGACCTACCAGTTCGTTTGTCAGATGCTCCCGATGGATCACCCTTCCATGAACTTGGTGATATTATGCCTCACCTAAAACTTAAACCCGGGTGTGCTTCAAGTACTAGTCCGTCTGCTAAGGTACAACTATCTGATGATGTTGGAGAAAGTTTGGAAGGGAGCACAGCGACTTCTGCTTCTCTTGAATATAAGGTTTCTGCTGTCAGGGAAGACCAGCAGCGGGTTTCATCTGGATTTGAGGCCATCTTTAGTGCTAGTGGTCAGTCAAGGGTTCCTGATCATGGTTTTCTCAGTGGGTTGGAGTATTCTGATGATCAAAGATTTCAAAATGTTGTTACTCCGGATGAAGGTAAGTTGCTTAGAATGATTCTGCTGTTCATGTCACTGTATCTGTTCATTGGGCTCATTTAGTTGCTCTGATCTTTGTTGGATGCAGAAATTGTCTTTCCTGGAAGGCCTGGAAGTAGTGGCAACCCTTTGATGAGAGATGTTGCAGACGTTCAGCGATTTGTTCCTAATCCTTCTACCAACCCTGCCATCTTAAATGAATTTTCAGAAGCTGGCATGCATACTCATCAGGATGAAATAGTTCATCCGTTTGGCTTGTCAATGTCCGAGCTCAGTAGCAACTCTAATCTTAGGCGTGCTCAATCAACCAACATGGCTTCTGGAATGGGTGATGAATTTCCAGCGCAGGTTCATGCTATGGACTCTTATACAGAGCATGATGCTGCCCTTGCCAGTCACAGGTCCTTTGATGCAGTATTTGATCAATCCCATTATGCAGAGACATGGCCTGAAGATTATAGGAAAAAGCTACTCACTAATCCCCACATTGATCTAAGTTCCGCAGATGCTCGACACTTATTTCACAGGCAGCCAGAGTTCAATGATTTTGATCAGCAGCATCTCATGTTGCAGAAGATGCAAAAAGAAAGTCAACAACAGAATCATTTATCTCATCCCTTCTCAAATACTATGGAAATGGGTTTTGAGCAAATCCCTTCTATTCTTATTGAACTGCAATTTCAACGTCAGCAGCAGCTGGAGCTTCAACATCAACAGCAGCTGGAGCTTCAACAGCGTCGGCAGCTGGAGCTTCAACAGCATCGGCAGCTGGAGCTTCAACAGCGTCGGCAGCTGGAGCTTCAACAGCGGCGACAGGTGGAGCTTCAACAACAGCAGCGACAGTTTGAGCTTCAGCAACAGCATCATTTACTGCACCAACAGCAACAACAGCTTCGTCAGTACCAAATGAaactgcagcagcagcaggttCTGGAACAGTTGCTGCAGCATCAGATGCCTGATCTTGGATATGGGCAGGGAAAGGGAGATCCATTGAGAGAAAACTTGCTTGAGCAGATTCAATTTAGGACACGACTGGCGGCCGAACTGCAGCAGAATTCACATAATCCAAGGCACCTCGATCTAACACTGGAGCAGATAATTCGAGCTAAGATTGGCCAGAATAATCTTCAAGAACCCCAGACTGATATCTTGGACCTCTTATCACAGGTGAAGCATGGTAATATACTCCCTTCAGACCTGCAGTTCCATCTTCAGCAAGAACAGATGCAGGCGCAAGAGTTATCTTCGGCAAGGCAGCAGTTAGGAATCGATGGTGAAAGCCAAGTTGGTTGGCCATGGTCCATCGATGAAGCTGGTCAGACCTTCAGAAATACTACTGGTCATCACCAGTCTAAGTCTACTGAATTTAGCGCTTCAGATTTTTACCTGCAACAGCAGAGGGTTTCCTCACATGATGAACATTTAAGCCATAACAAATGGAATCATGCTTTACAGGAGCCACATCA
This genomic interval from Populus alba chromosome 1, ASM523922v2, whole genome shotgun sequence contains the following:
- the LOC118055286 gene encoding uncharacterized protein isoform X3, with product MTDGKPNLPDDLLLLSCKSTDERLSSFKDRGGIGEDKSLLSLPDDSKDQVTADNTIPLSPQWLYAKPVDAKSSTTGASGETRASNSLSHGNSSDSNLKDNWRLDGSQDKKDRRRIAPDVESSRRWREEERDTGLLGRKDRRKEDHRADSVSARDISETRTLPSSDRWHDGNNRNSAHESRRDSKWSSRWGPEEKEKDSRNDKRADVEKDEAHSDKQNFGTASRPTSERENDSRDKWRPSSERENDSRDKWRPRHRMEVHSGGPAAYRSAPGFGSERGRVESPNVPFAAGRGRSNNSGNLQIGRHLTASIGSIPVDKNHAFCYPRGKLLDIYRKHKTLPSFDTIPDGMELVSPLTQEIAIKPLAFVAPDAEQEAVLGDIWLGKITSSGGLNNSFREKNESSNNNTAGIGEENVSFSVKTEEIADSFGKITGNASGQGMGAEMFNASMAEEKDMHKDDKQKCVTTSGRALIDGFVPAVFKRDESSSVGESGLIDNVVDLKAFERQPVADVAFQNNLKLEDIESATSFEIGSQLPDDSSSLFDFSSAQQNSRSHQFSFNINNDGHQFTGTIMPEELSLCYLDPQGVIQGPYLGIDIIAWLEQGYFGTDLPVRLSDAPDGSPFHELGDIMPHLKLKPGCASSTSPSAKVQLSDDVGESLEGSTATSASLEYKVSAVREDQQRVSSGFEAIFSASGQSRVPDHGFLSGLEYSDDQRFQNVVTPDEEIVFPGRPGSSGNPLMRDVADVQRFVPNPSTNPAILNEFSEAGMHTHQDEIVHPFGLSMSELSSNSNLRRAQSTNMASGMGDEFPAQVHAMDSYTEHDAALASHRSFDAVFDQSHYAETWPEDYRKKLLTNPHIDLSSADARHLFHRQPEFNDFDQQHLMLQKMQKESQQQNHLSHPFSNTMEMGFEQIPSILIELQFQRQQQLELQHQQQLELQQRRQLELQQHRQLELQQRRQLELQQRRQVELQQQQRQFELQQQHHLLHQQQQQLRQYQMKLQQQQVLEQLLQHQMPDLGYGQGKGDPLRENLLEQIQFRTRLAAELQQNSHNPRHLDLTLEQIIRAKIGQNNLQEPQTDILDLLSQVKHGNILPSDLQFHLQQEQMQAQELSSARQQLGIDGESQVGWPWSIDEAGQTFRNTTGHHQSKSTEFSASDFYLQQQRVSSHDEHLSHNKWNHALQEPHQGGFYEPSSMAFDHPTSLPAVTPGMRMDNLNGHSQGPDSAEPLYMHSTDQLGSFSSNVSSRHRQVFGDIYGSRAEMTESHLPGKQGQQENSWVEGGMQQLHLEAERKRNVSEVAGNSSFWTSARGDEESSKQVLMNLQQNMGLQSIRSSEDDYRHLISSSKSQESYWPITESFSLNDIPDQEATMSDSFIEKPQNSKSNSLLQDNHAMSLSGQLHHQGNGERLSLRSKSGALTEEPAFFSGIVDTSHTNHADNMFVDKSAMDKEVAELDIRYGSKGMSAMARSVSHIEESFVEQAETAMDFANASSRQSSRHSSLSSAGGNGGLHGYEMGLDKLTGEEVSIDRKKVKANRGNHKSLKFQILKPSLYCKWAKS
- the LOC118055286 gene encoding uncharacterized protein isoform X1, whose product is MTDGKPNLPDDLLLLSCKSTDERLSSFKDRGGIGEDKSLLSLPDDSKDQVTADNTIPLSPQWLYAKPVDAKSSTTGASGETRASNSLSHGNSSDSNLKDNWRLDGSQDKKDRRRIAPDVESSRRWREEERDTGLLGRKDRRKEDHRADSVSARDISETRTLPSSDRWHDGNNRNSAHESRRDSKWSSRWGPEEKEKDSRNDKRADVEKDEAHSDKQNFGTASRPTSERENDSRDKWRPSSERENDSRDKWRPRHRMEVHSGGPAAYRSAPGFGSERGRVESPNVPFAAGRGRSNNSGNLQIGRHLTASIGSIPVDKNHAFCYPRGKLLDIYRKHKTLPSFDTIPDGMELVSPLTQEIAIKPLAFVAPDAEQEAVLGDIWLGKITSSGGLNNSFREKNESSNNNTAGIGEENVSFSVKTEEIADSFGKITGNASGQGMGAEMFNASMAEEKDMHKDDKQKCVTTSGRALIDGFVPAVFKRDESSSVGESGLIDNVVDLKAFERQPVADVAFQNNLKLEDIESATSFEIGSQLPDDSSSLFDFSSAQQNSRSHQFSFNINNDGHQFTGTIMPEELSLCYLDPQGVIQGPYLGIDIIAWLEQGYFGTDLPVRLSDAPDGSPFHELGDIMPHLKLKPGCASSTSPSAKVQLSDDVGESLEGSTATSASLEYKVSAVREDQQRVSSGFEAIFSASGQSRVPDHGFLSGLEYSDDQRFQNVVTPDEEIVFPGRPGSSGNPLMRDVADVQRFVPNPSTNPAILNEFSEAGMHTHQDEIVHPFGLSMSELSSNSNLRRAQSTNMASGMGDEFPAQVHAMDSYTEHDAALASHRSFDAVFDQSHYAETWPEDYRKKLLTNPHIDLSSADARHLFHRQPEFNDFDQQHLMLQKMQKESQQQNHLSHPFSNTMEMGFEQIPSILIELQFQRQQQLELQHQQQLELQQRRQLELQQHRQLELQQRRQLELQQRRQVELQQQQRQFELQQQHHLLHQQQQQLRQYQMKLQQQQVLEQLLQHQMPDLGYGQGKGDPLRENLLEQIQFRTRLAAELQQNSHNPRHLDLTLEQIIRAKIGQNNLQEPQTDILDLLSQVKHGNILPSDLQFHLQQEQMQAQELSSARQQLGIDGESQVGWPWSIDEAGQTFRNTTGHHQSKSTEFSASDFYLQQQRVSSHDEHLSHNKWNHALQEPHQGGFYEPSSMAFDHPTSLPAVTPGMRMDNLNGHSQGPDSAEPLYMHSTDQLGSFSSNVSSRHRQVFGDIYGSRAEMTESHLPGKQGQQENSWVEGGMQQLHLEAERKRNVSEVAGNSSFWTSARGDEESSKQVLMNLQQNMGLQSIRSSEDDYRHLISSSKSQESYWPITESFSLNDIPDQEATMSDSFIEKPQNSKSNSLLQDNHAMSLSGQLHHQGNGERLSLRSKSGALTEEPAFFSGIVDTSHTNHADNMFVDKSAMDKEVAELDIRYGSKGMSAMARSVSHIEESFVEQAETAMDFANASSRQSSRHSSLSSAGGNGGLHGYEMGLDKLTGEEVSIDRMPSILTRGLDSALHKRPPVSRAYSSKDVSSDMTSASHIKQKNRASLATSDERRSELVENVAATRGGDSQTSGKKEARFRRSSSYNDAGITETSFMDVLKKPVFTEAEAANAAALESSDGPLSGRSGKKKGKKGRQIDPALLGFKVSSNRIMMGEIQHPYE
- the LOC118055286 gene encoding uncharacterized protein isoform X2, with the translated sequence MTDGKPNLPDDLLLLSCKSTDERLSSFKDRGGIGEDKSLLSLPDDSKDQVTADNTIPLSPQWLYAKPVDAKSSTTGASGETRASNSLSHGNSSDSNLKDNWRLDGSQDKKDRRRIAPDVESSRRWREEERDTGLLGRKDRRKEDHRADSVSARDISETRTLPSSDRWHDGNNRNSAHESRRDSKWSSRWGPEEKEKDSRNDKRADVEKDEAHSDKQNFGTASRPTSERENDSRDKWRPSSERENDSRDKWRPRHRMEVHSGGPAAYRSAPGFGSERGRVESPNVPFAAGRGRSNNSGNLQIGRHLTASIGSIPVDKNHAFCYPRGKLLDIYRKHKTLPSFDTIPDGMELVSPLTQEIAIKPLAFVAPDAEQEAVLGDIWLGKITSSGGLNNSFREKNESSNNNTAGIGEENVSFSVKTEEIADSFGKITGNASGQEKDMHKDDKQKCVTTSGRALIDGFVPAVFKRDESSSVGESGLIDNVVDLKAFERQPVADVAFQNNLKLEDIESATSFEIGSQLPDDSSSLFDFSSAQQNSRSHQFSFNINNDGHQFTGTIMPEELSLCYLDPQGVIQGPYLGIDIIAWLEQGYFGTDLPVRLSDAPDGSPFHELGDIMPHLKLKPGCASSTSPSAKVQLSDDVGESLEGSTATSASLEYKVSAVREDQQRVSSGFEAIFSASGQSRVPDHGFLSGLEYSDDQRFQNVVTPDEEIVFPGRPGSSGNPLMRDVADVQRFVPNPSTNPAILNEFSEAGMHTHQDEIVHPFGLSMSELSSNSNLRRAQSTNMASGMGDEFPAQVHAMDSYTEHDAALASHRSFDAVFDQSHYAETWPEDYRKKLLTNPHIDLSSADARHLFHRQPEFNDFDQQHLMLQKMQKESQQQNHLSHPFSNTMEMGFEQIPSILIELQFQRQQQLELQHQQQLELQQRRQLELQQHRQLELQQRRQLELQQRRQVELQQQQRQFELQQQHHLLHQQQQQLRQYQMKLQQQQVLEQLLQHQMPDLGYGQGKGDPLRENLLEQIQFRTRLAAELQQNSHNPRHLDLTLEQIIRAKIGQNNLQEPQTDILDLLSQVKHGNILPSDLQFHLQQEQMQAQELSSARQQLGIDGESQVGWPWSIDEAGQTFRNTTGHHQSKSTEFSASDFYLQQQRVSSHDEHLSHNKWNHALQEPHQGGFYEPSSMAFDHPTSLPAVTPGMRMDNLNGHSQGPDSAEPLYMHSTDQLGSFSSNVSSRHRQVFGDIYGSRAEMTESHLPGKQGQQENSWVEGGMQQLHLEAERKRNVSEVAGNSSFWTSARGDEESSKQVLMNLQQNMGLQSIRSSEDDYRHLISSSKSQESYWPITESFSLNDIPDQEATMSDSFIEKPQNSKSNSLLQDNHAMSLSGQLHHQGNGERLSLRSKSGALTEEPAFFSGIVDTSHTNHADNMFVDKSAMDKEVAELDIRYGSKGMSAMARSVSHIEESFVEQAETAMDFANASSRQSSRHSSLSSAGGNGGLHGYEMGLDKLTGEEVSIDRMPSILTRGLDSALHKRPPVSRAYSSKDVSSDMTSASHIKQKNRASLATSDERRSELVENVAATRGGDSQTSGKKEARFRRSSSYNDAGITETSFMDVLKKPVFTEAEAANAAALESSDGPLSGRSGKKKGKKGRQIDPALLGFKVSSNRIMMGEIQHPYE